In Stomoxys calcitrans chromosome 2, idStoCalc2.1, whole genome shotgun sequence, the following proteins share a genomic window:
- the LOC106088673 gene encoding E3 ubiquitin-protein ligase RNF220, producing MASAQTPSRDLSSATTTTTATTVAVTATTSAEEGVGALLQCPNCDKKLTRFEMASHCEQEMQRLKQTPLLKEPNEAGNEDEAEVGTTSSNDAGDRRKPWSVFQRVQRNRQSRMKQRTRKRPTAPEYPCPVCSLIFPQDEIQQHAEDCLRRSSRTANGRSNSDDHSSNDDEGGEEYEEYEWAGQKRIRVSSLLQGGYAAIGIGQTTNGSSHRLNGHNDEDDDEDLNVDEDDTQIYGPTQYAENDVIPSHIMNEDESDVTSYMRRLITAGSSATVSTARNASTTTTDSLTVNSSILNNDISNEAMASLAASLSSTTTATTSTSTSTTEEQQPTTPAHYQQIIDSLKAKLRHYEQQHIPGKYKCLICLDDYRNPAISVACWHVHCEQCWLRSLGARKLCPQCNLITTPKDLRRIYM from the exons ATGGCCTCTGCACAAACGCCCTCAAGAGATTTGTCGTccgcaacgacaacaacaactgctACAACTGTGGCAGTAACTGCAACTACTTCAGCTGAGGAGGGAGTAGGAGCTTTATTGCAATGTCCTAATTGTGATAAAAAATTGACGCGTTTTGAAATGGCCTCACACTGTGAGCAAGAAATGCAGCGTCTTAAACAAACACCATTGCTTAAGGAGCCCAATGAAGCAGGCAATGAAGACGAAGCGGAGGTTGGAACAACATCATCAAATGATGCTGGTGATCGACGAAAGCCTTGGTCAGTATTTCAAAGGGTCCAGAGAAATCGCCAATCACGCATGAAG CAACGCACCCGAAAACGCCCTACAGCACCGGAATACCCATGTCCTGTGTGCAGTTTAATTTTTCCCCAAGATGAAATACAACAACACGCTGAAGACTGTTTACGACGCAGCAGTCGTACAGCCAACGGCCGCAGCAATAGTGATGACCATTCCAGCAACGATGACGAAGGCGGCGAAGAATATGAGGAATATGAATGGGCTGGTCAGAAACGAATTCGAGTTTCTAGTTTACTTCAAGGAGGCTATGCCGCAATTGGCATAGGTCAAACAACCAATGGCAGCAGTCATCGCCTCAATGGCCACAACGATGAGGATGACGATGAAGATCTTAATGTGGATGAGGATGACACCCAAATCTATGGACCCACACAATATGCAGAAAATGATGTTATACCTTCGCATATAATGAATGAGGATGAGAGTGATGTTACATCGTATATGCGTCGTCTGATTACAGCGGGCTCAAGTGCCACAGTTAGCACTGCTAGAAATGCCAGCACCACCACTACCGATAGTCTAACTGTCAATTCATCCATACTAAATAATGACATTAGCAATGAAGCTATGGCCTCTTTGGCGGCATCCCTGTCGTCCACCACTACAGCTACAACATCCACATCGACATCCACCACGGAAGAGCAACAACCCACAACTCCTGCacattatcaacaaattatcGACTCGTTAAAGGCCAAATTGCGCCACTACGAACAGCAACATATTCCAGGCAAATATAAATGTCTCATATGTTTGGATGACTATCGAAATCCCGCCATATCGGTGGCCTGTTGGCATGTTCACTGTGAACAATGTTGGCTACGCTCTTTAGGAGCCCGTAAATTATGTCCCCAGTGTAATTTGATAACAACACCCAAAGATTTGAGGCGTATCTACATGTAA
- the LOC106088671 gene encoding uncharacterized protein LOC106088671 — protein MQVFKQQSYRLHLFIHIFMYCVIWSRNGVESTFVEIQSSPSALIGSTVNFTATLYEEKGKVAPTGKYRYIWKDDAQHRGQFDSTQPYHTWTIEYPKNKTKYGKYHVSVNVQEDYLIWISIASATIPIEVTDTLGGNMQLVQDGAERPKEYVSTKGIVNHTIGLPTEEEIYLRENATYIQTYWFQNCTYLGVSNGLSYQALYKEPEQSYDIEALVVVSFEKLPDPVTTTTTTTTTTTTTTTTTTSTTTTTTTTPKPTTTTSSTTTSTTTIKPKPQSNKSKRDTSAEASKEIAQAAHANAALLGLNLTAALQTQNKGNNPLNVSSALINPKLERNSYAAGVQHYNLLPKSYEDGNEPPFNCVNKSIVVRDPMKIYGYYRRQIVSKSPITNFTVSGKNWLQHGDLLNLDIKCKGSSKIEYCVLVFDAPYNATGNETCKFYYSIDSCEFKYNRYYGDSKTFLFFIRNDVSETVNQVTINIYEAKKQSQLSVVVVPVSFTLVAIILVVFGVSYYLQSRNRFNVEVADFNFGETQSVDMEYKTFQQRLIESIRDALPTRRNFTNSSSDLGPEPDSPGVGIDSSLRYNSMN, from the exons ATGCAGGTTTTTAAACAGCAGTCATATCGTTTGCATTTATTCATACACATTTTCATGTACTGCGTCATTTGGAGTCGCAATGGTG TGGAGTCAACATTTGTAGAAATTCAAAGTTCTCCCTCAGCGTTGATTGGTTCGACGGTCAATTTTACAGCAACTCTTTATGAGGAAAAGGGTAAGGTGGCGCCAACAGGAAAATATCGTTACATATGGAAAGATGATGCTCAGCATAGAGGG CAATTTGATTCTACACAACCCTACCACACATGGACTATTGAATATccaaagaataaaacaaaatatggcaAATATCATGTATCGGTGAATGTGCAGGAGGACTATCTTATTTGGATTTCAATAGCCTCGGCTACGATTCCCATAGAAGTTACAGATACCCTGGGTGGTAATATGCAACTTGTACAAGATGGTGCGGAGCGTCCCAAGGAATATGTGTCGACCAAAGGCATAGTTAACCATACCATTGGTTTACCTACCGAAGAAGAAATCTATCTTAGGGAAAATGCTACATACATACAGACATACTGGTTCCAAAACTGTACATATCTGGGTGTATCGAATGGTCTCAGTTATCAGGCTTTGTATAAAGAGCCAGAGCAATCGTATGATATCGAGGCTTTGGTGGTGGTATCTTTTGAAAAATTACCAGACCCGgtgacaacaactacaacaaccactacgacaaccacaacaacaactacgaCGACAACAAGTaccactactacaacaacaacaacgccgaAACCAACCACAACCACCTCAAGCACCACGACGTCGACGACGACTATAAAACCAAAACCGCAATCTAATAAATCAAAACGTGACACTTCTGCTGAGGCTTCAAAGGAAATAGCGCAAGCGGCGCATGCAAATGCTGCCTTACTGGGATTAAATCTAACAGCCGCTTTGCAAACACAAAATAAAGGCAACAACCCCCTTAATGTGTCATCGGCACTTATAAATCCCAAAttggaacgcaattcttatgcagCGGGTGTACAGCATTATAATTTACTACCAAAGTCTTATGAAGATGGCAATGAGCCACCTTTCAATTGTGTCAATAAATCCATAGTTGTTAGAGATCCCATGAAAATCTACGGTTATTATCGCAGGCAAATTGTTTCAAAAT CTCCCATTACCAACTTTACAGTCAGTGGCAAAAATTGGCTGCAACATGGTGATCtcttaaatttggatattaaatgtaAAGGTTCTTCTAAAATCGAATATTGTGTTTTGGTATTCGATG cccCCTATAATGCCACCGGTAATGAGACATGTAAATTTTACTATAGCATTGATAGTTGCGAATTTAAATATAATCGCTACTATGGAGACagcaaaacatttttgttcTTTATACGCAACGATGTTTCGGAAACAGTCAATCAAGTTACGATAAACATCTACGAGG CCAAAAAACAATCTCAACTCTCTGTGGTCGTTGTACCTGTGTCATTTACTTTAGTTGCCATCATACTGGTGGTATTTGGTGTCTCATATTATTTGCAAAGTCGCAATcg CTTTAATGTCGAAGTGGCCGATTTCAATTTCGGCGAAACACAATCCGTCGATATGGAATACAAGACATTCCAACAACGTTTAATCGAAAGTATACGCGATGCATTGCCCACACGACGAAATTTCACAAATTCATCATCTGATCTAGGGCCAGAACCAGATAGTCCAGGTGTGGGTATTGATAGTAGTTTACGTTATAACTCTATGAACTGA